The following are from one region of the Bacillus methanolicus MGA3 genome:
- the ytvI gene encoding sporulation integral membrane protein YtvI: MNKVYIYRTIRFLFVIGIVFLSLAAVYFISKVTYPFLIALALAFLINPLVGFFEKKARMPRALAVFIVLILIFAIFAGLITLLVTEIVSGTEYLAKIVPKHLDTVIRYLEQFIAAQIIPLYNQLSSKFQNLGAGQQDTILTNIQSVGTKIGTTVGAFIQNLLGKIPNILSWFPNAATVLVISLLATFFISKDWHKLSALAGRLLPKRAKSSGKTVFADLNKALFGFIKAQATLVSITTVIILIGLLILRVDYAITIALIAGIVDILPYLGTGAIFVPWIIYETIVGETSLAIGLGVLYIVVIVQRQIMEPKILSSSIGLDPLATLIALFVGFKFLGFLGLIVGPVTLVIISTLHRANVFKDIWAFIKGEEKAS; this comes from the coding sequence TTGAATAAGGTTTACATATATCGAACGATCCGATTTTTATTCGTAATAGGAATTGTTTTCTTAAGTTTGGCGGCAGTTTATTTCATATCAAAAGTCACATATCCTTTTCTTATAGCGCTGGCGCTTGCTTTTTTAATTAACCCGCTTGTTGGTTTTTTTGAGAAAAAGGCCCGAATGCCGAGAGCTCTGGCTGTTTTTATTGTTCTGATTCTTATTTTTGCCATTTTTGCCGGTTTAATCACTCTGCTTGTCACCGAAATTGTATCTGGTACTGAATATTTAGCAAAAATAGTGCCGAAACATTTAGATACAGTGATTCGTTATCTTGAACAATTTATAGCTGCTCAAATCATTCCTCTTTATAACCAGTTGTCAAGCAAGTTTCAAAACTTGGGCGCAGGCCAGCAAGATACCATTCTCACAAATATTCAAAGCGTCGGAACAAAAATCGGGACAACGGTCGGAGCGTTTATTCAAAACCTTCTCGGAAAAATTCCAAATATTTTATCATGGTTTCCGAACGCAGCTACAGTGCTCGTCATTTCTCTATTGGCAACTTTTTTTATCAGCAAAGATTGGCACAAGCTTTCCGCACTCGCTGGCAGGCTTCTTCCCAAGAGGGCAAAATCAAGTGGAAAAACAGTTTTTGCTGATTTAAATAAAGCTTTGTTTGGATTTATCAAAGCACAAGCAACTTTGGTTTCCATTACAACTGTTATTATATTAATCGGCTTGCTTATCCTACGTGTCGATTATGCGATAACGATTGCCTTAATTGCCGGAATCGTTGATATACTTCCTTACTTAGGAACAGGCGCCATTTTCGTTCCATGGATTATTTATGAGACTATTGTCGGAGAAACGAGCCTAGCAATTGGTCTTGGAGTCTTATATATTGTGGTTATTGTTCAAAGGCAAATTATGGAGCCTAAAATTCTTTCTTCAAGTATTGGGCTTGATCCGCTTGCCACTTTAATTGCCTTGTTTGTCGGTTTTAAGTTTCTCGGATTCCTAGGCTTAATTGTAGGCCCGGTAACCCTCGTCATTATCAGCACTTTGCATCGCGCAAATGTGTTCAAGGATATTTGGGCGTTTATTAAAGGTGAAGAAAAAGCATCTTAA
- a CDS encoding FxsA family protein, translating to MRYLLLFLIIVPAAEIAFLLLSGKTIGVLPTMFLLIFTGVLGAYLAKRQGLETIRKAQEQLRNGQIPGDALLDGICILIGGTLLLTPGFITDVVGFLLLAPLTRKFFKRLLIKAFKRWIDKGTITIIR from the coding sequence ATGCGTTATTTACTATTATTTCTTATCATCGTTCCCGCTGCAGAAATAGCATTCCTTTTATTATCGGGTAAAACGATTGGGGTATTGCCGACCATGTTCTTACTTATTTTTACAGGAGTTCTTGGGGCGTACTTAGCAAAACGCCAAGGGCTTGAGACGATTCGAAAAGCACAAGAGCAGCTTCGAAACGGGCAAATACCCGGCGATGCCTTATTGGATGGCATTTGTATTCTAATAGGTGGAACTTTGCTTTTGACACCCGGATTTATCACAGATGTAGTAGGGTTTTTATTACTTGCCCCTCTAACAAGAAAGTTTTTTAAAAGGCTGTTAATAAAAGCATTCAAAAGATGGATAGATAAAGGCACTATAACGATAATCCGGTAA